In one Methanobrevibacter arboriphilus genomic region, the following are encoded:
- the glnA gene encoding type I glutamate--ammonia ligase, with the protein MDVIGNAIEIMNEKGIKFIRLQFVDINGIPKSVSVPFGSDEDLEDMFNDGILFDGSSVDGFVEINDSDLIMKPDPNTVSLLPWRPEESGVCRFICDIYNTDNTPFEGDPRSILKKSLKKISDEGYNYNIGPEPEFFIIDKDEEGNYIPHDDASYFDVEPLDKGPNFRRKLVFDLEELGFEVEASHHEVAPGQNEIAFKFDDALKTADAVITFKQAIKAIVDNMGYMVTFMPKPFFGVNGSGMHCHQSLFKNGENLFSDENSENGLSQEALYFMGGLLKHSAALSAVVAPTVNSYKRLVPGYEAPVYVAYGLKNRSALIRIPAARGKGTRIEYRCPDPSCNPYLAFAAMLEAGLDGINNKIDPGDPTEINIYKLNDEELEERGIKTLPASLWEAYHAFEEDEVLKKGLGSHISEKFLESKYAEWDEYRIQVFGYEQKKYMSL; encoded by the coding sequence ATGGATGTTATAGGAAACGCAATTGAAATAATGAATGAGAAAGGAATTAAATTTATAAGATTGCAATTTGTAGATATTAATGGAATCCCAAAAAGCGTATCTGTTCCTTTTGGGAGTGACGAAGACTTAGAAGATATGTTTAATGATGGAATATTATTTGATGGATCTTCTGTAGATGGTTTTGTTGAGATAAATGATAGTGACTTAATAATGAAACCAGACCCCAACACAGTTTCACTTTTACCATGGAGACCAGAAGAATCTGGAGTATGTAGATTTATATGTGACATATATAATACTGATAACACCCCATTTGAGGGAGACCCAAGAAGTATACTCAAAAAATCACTGAAAAAAATTAGTGATGAAGGATATAACTACAATATTGGACCTGAACCAGAATTCTTCATAATAGACAAAGATGAAGAAGGTAATTACATCCCACATGATGATGCAAGCTATTTTGATGTTGAACCATTAGATAAAGGACCTAATTTTAGAAGAAAATTAGTTTTCGACCTAGAAGAACTTGGTTTTGAGGTAGAAGCAAGCCATCATGAAGTTGCTCCTGGTCAAAATGAAATTGCATTTAAGTTTGACGATGCATTGAAAACAGCTGATGCTGTAATAACCTTTAAACAAGCTATTAAAGCTATTGTTGACAATATGGGATATATGGTAACATTCATGCCAAAACCATTCTTTGGAGTAAATGGTAGTGGAATGCATTGTCACCAAAGCTTATTTAAGAATGGAGAAAATCTTTTCTCTGATGAAAATAGTGAAAATGGATTATCTCAAGAAGCATTATACTTTATGGGAGGACTACTTAAACATTCAGCAGCTCTATCTGCTGTTGTTGCACCTACTGTAAATTCCTATAAACGATTAGTTCCAGGATATGAAGCACCTGTTTATGTTGCTTATGGACTTAAAAATAGATCTGCTCTTATACGTATTCCAGCTGCACGTGGAAAAGGAACAAGAATTGAATATAGATGCCCTGATCCATCATGTAATCCTTACCTTGCATTTGCAGCTATGTTAGAAGCAGGATTAGATGGTATAAATAATAAAATAGACCCTGGAGACCCAACAGAAATTAACATTTATAAATTAAATGATGAAGAACTTGAAGAAAGAGGAATTAAAACTTTACCTGCAAGCTTATGGGAAGCATATCACGCATTTGAAGAAGATGAAGTCCTTAAAAAAGGACTTGGATCTCATATTAGTGAAAAATTCCTAGAATCCAAATATGCAGAATGGGACGAATACAGAATACAAGTATTCGGATATGAACAAAAAAAATATATGAGTCTTTAA
- a CDS encoding aldo/keto reductase, with translation MLYRKLGKTGEKVSILGFGAMRFPTIGNKPNKIDEKEASKMLEYGIDKGINIIDTAYSYHTLDFNEPGESEPFLGDFLSTGYREKVLISTKLPSWIVEKKEDMDIFLNQQLDRLKTDNIDIYLLHSLKEDYWKNLTNLDVFEFMDDALADGRIKHIGFSFHDELDLLLEILDSYEWEVVLTQMNYLDEGYQSGINGVQYLSSINMGNMIMEPLRGGKLVENIPQDVQKIWNTAKVKRSPLEWAFKYLWDMEGISTVFSGMSNLEQVKENISIANQGYPNTLTNEEKKLIKEVARAYRDKKDVECTQCNYCMPCPEKVDIPTCFKEYNIAKMLDNPEASSMQYFSLLDEENYASSCTECGDCVSMCPQMINIPKELEKVKKLFGR, from the coding sequence ATGCTTTATAGAAAATTAGGAAAAACTGGTGAAAAAGTATCAATTTTAGGTTTTGGAGCTATGCGTTTTCCAACAATAGGAAACAAACCAAATAAAATTGATGAAAAAGAAGCTTCAAAAATGCTTGAATATGGAATTGATAAGGGAATAAACATTATTGATACAGCTTATTCTTATCATACTCTTGATTTCAATGAACCTGGAGAAAGTGAGCCATTTTTAGGAGATTTTTTATCAACAGGATACAGAGAAAAAGTATTAATCTCAACAAAGCTTCCAAGTTGGATAGTTGAAAAAAAAGAAGATATGGATATCTTTTTAAATCAGCAATTAGATAGATTAAAGACCGATAACATAGACATATATCTACTTCACTCATTAAAGGAAGATTATTGGAAAAATCTAACTAACCTCGATGTTTTTGAATTTATGGATGATGCACTGGCAGATGGGAGAATTAAACATATTGGATTCTCTTTTCATGATGAATTAGATCTTTTACTTGAAATTCTTGATTCTTATGAATGGGAAGTTGTCCTTACCCAGATGAATTATCTAGATGAAGGTTATCAAAGTGGAATAAATGGAGTACAATATTTAAGCAGCATAAATATGGGAAACATGATTATGGAGCCTTTAAGGGGAGGCAAACTTGTTGAAAATATACCTCAAGATGTTCAAAAAATTTGGAATACTGCAAAAGTGAAACGTAGTCCTTTGGAATGGGCATTTAAATATTTATGGGACATGGAAGGAATTAGTACGGTGTTTAGTGGAATGAGTAATTTAGAACAGGTAAAAGAAAACATCTCTATAGCAAATCAAGGATATCCAAACACTCTTACTAATGAAGAAAAAAAACTGATAAAAGAAGTAGCTAGAGCATATAGAGATAAAAAAGATGTTGAATGTACACAGTGCAATTATTGCATGCCCTGTCCAGAAAAAGTAGATATACCTACTTGTTTCAAAGAATATAATATAGCTAAAATGCTTGATAACCCTGAAGCTAGTTCAATGCAATATTTTTCACTTCTTGATGAAGAAAATTATGCATCTTCATGTACAGAATGTGGAGATTGTGTATCAATGTGTCCTCAAATGATAAATATTCCTAAAGAATTGGAAAAAGTAAAAAAACTTTTTGGTAGATAG
- a CDS encoding DUF128 domain-containing protein — MSESQEKIIEILRIINEYDKPVGARVVSKELINRGYDLGERTIRYHMQILDEKGFTKKVGYSGRELTNYGKLQLKNGLIYDHVDFVFSKFEEMIYQTDFDYKTKKGNLVVNVSSVTLKDSELDKKEKNPIEIMKNVFSSGLHISPYIGLKTRNIENSDSKEYLIRTICGTTIDGIFLKKGIPSLPIYGGLIKVKNYVPQRFTELISYKKTSITPINAFIADGMTSVLDVIETGNGVIPANFRVIPKDSLEKTKAILGDLNKIGINGVISIGEAGEKVLGINVNESMAGIAIIAGITPLCTLKELDYPIEMKISDEMASFENLKPAHNVLKKRKNSTNKNSKKLQKNSILKPSAKEKELKVSFLLSKAWNLIQNVDFDVETCEGNLITNLSYVDKSDLEESIEIMKKSYKLSKRYLSPYYKIIEPEKGTKYHENNKIGIATICSLSSDGVLINKGIMSTPKYGGLLEIGKNPFFTELISYDGSSIDPHEIFIFKNMTYVLNKNNHDENYLNNPDYNFDINGSKKILASIKEVPFIARDKTKEILDGMEKIKLPIFKIGKPRELVYNAKVDTYNFGFVTGSGLNQIAAIKESGIDVDIKAVQGTIEIDEMELL, encoded by the coding sequence ATGTCAGAATCACAAGAAAAAATAATTGAAATATTAAGAATTATAAATGAATATGATAAACCAGTCGGTGCAAGGGTTGTTTCCAAGGAATTGATAAACCGTGGATATGATCTAGGAGAGAGAACTATCCGATATCATATGCAAATTCTTGATGAAAAGGGGTTTACTAAAAAAGTTGGATATTCTGGAAGAGAATTAACTAATTATGGTAAATTACAGTTGAAAAATGGTCTTATATATGATCATGTTGATTTTGTATTTTCAAAATTCGAAGAAATGATATATCAAACTGATTTTGATTATAAAACAAAAAAAGGGAATTTGGTTGTAAATGTTTCAAGTGTCACCTTAAAAGATTCAGAATTAGATAAAAAAGAAAAAAATCCTATAGAAATAATGAAAAATGTCTTTTCATCAGGATTACATATAAGTCCATACATAGGATTAAAAACAAGAAATATTGAGAATTCTGATAGTAAAGAATATTTAATAAGAACTATATGTGGAACTACTATCGATGGAATATTTTTAAAAAAAGGCATTCCTAGTTTACCTATTTATGGAGGACTTATAAAAGTCAAAAACTATGTTCCTCAAAGATTCACGGAATTAATATCATATAAAAAGACTTCAATCACCCCTATAAATGCGTTCATAGCTGATGGAATGACTTCAGTTTTGGATGTTATAGAAACTGGAAATGGAGTTATTCCTGCTAACTTTAGAGTAATACCAAAAGACTCTCTCGAAAAAACTAAAGCTATTTTAGGTGATTTAAATAAGATTGGAATTAATGGAGTCATATCAATAGGAGAAGCTGGAGAGAAAGTATTAGGAATTAATGTAAATGAAAGTATGGCAGGTATAGCAATTATTGCAGGTATAACACCACTTTGTACACTTAAAGAGTTAGATTATCCTATTGAAATGAAAATAAGTGATGAAATGGCTAGTTTTGAAAATTTAAAACCTGCACATAATGTCCTTAAAAAAAGAAAAAACTCCACCAATAAGAATAGTAAAAAACTCCAAAAAAATAGTATTCTAAAACCTTCAGCTAAAGAAAAAGAATTGAAAGTTTCATTTTTGCTTTCAAAAGCATGGAACCTTATTCAAAATGTTGATTTCGATGTTGAAACTTGTGAAGGAAATTTAATAACTAATTTATCATATGTAGATAAATCAGATTTAGAAGAATCTATAGAAATCATGAAAAAAAGTTATAAGCTATCTAAGAGATATTTAAGTCCATATTATAAAATAATTGAACCTGAAAAAGGAACAAAATATCATGAAAATAATAAAATAGGTATAGCTACAATTTGTAGTTTATCAAGTGATGGAGTACTTATCAATAAAGGAATTATGTCAACCCCAAAATATGGAGGGCTTTTAGAAATAGGAAAAAATCCATTTTTTACAGAACTAATTTCATATGATGGTTCTTCAATAGATCCACATGAGATATTTATTTTTAAAAATATGACTTATGTTCTTAACAAAAATAATCATGATGAAAATTATTTGAATAATCCAGATTATAATTTTGATATTAATGGTTCAAAAAAAATACTTGCATCAATAAAAGAAGTTCCATTTATTGCAAGAGATAAAACTAAAGAAATATTAGATGGAATGGAAAAGATAAAGTTACCTATTTTTAAAATAGGAAAACCTAGAGAACTTGTTTATAATGCAAAAGTAGACACATACAACTTTGGTTTTGTCACAGGAAGTGGATTAAACCAAATAGCAGCTATTAAAGAAAGTGGAATTGATGTTGATATCAAAGCTGTTCAAGGAACAATAGAGATTGATGAAATGGAATTATTATAG
- a CDS encoding ATP-binding cassette domain-containing protein: protein MYLEIKNLTVDLGDFILKNINLSIHEGEYVILIGPTGSGKSVLLETIIGFYSPNKGEINLNGNIINNLHPEDRGIGIVYQDNILFPNMDVYENIAYGAKKKFSDDEIDEKIKSIAKKMKISHILHRDINTLSGGEAQRTSLARALIVEPKIILMDEPFSALDITTQGKLTSMIKHIVKDYKTTVIHITHNFNEVWNLADRVGVMKDGKVQQLASVHEVFSKPENNFVADFVGVRNIFEGKVVEADSEKIIVKLDSGSLITSSDTECTGKIKEKGIEKILIAVRPENIIFSNEKFESSAKNQLKGKIVDIRETGPTVLVSVDVGGDIFRGLLTKSSADVLKVKLDKEIYMSFKSLNVTILDKYSYNKIEI, encoded by the coding sequence ATGTATTTAGAGATAAAAAATTTAACTGTAGATTTAGGAGATTTTATATTAAAAAACATAAACCTTAGTATACATGAAGGAGAATATGTAATACTCATTGGACCTACAGGAAGCGGAAAATCCGTTCTATTAGAAACTATTATTGGTTTTTATTCTCCGAATAAGGGTGAAATTAATTTAAATGGCAATATAATTAATAATTTACATCCAGAGGATAGAGGAATAGGAATAGTATATCAAGACAATATTTTATTTCCAAATATGGATGTTTATGAAAATATTGCTTATGGAGCTAAAAAAAAGTTTTCAGATGATGAAATTGATGAAAAAATAAAGAGTATAGCTAAAAAGATGAAAATCTCCCATATCCTCCATCGTGACATAAATACACTAAGTGGAGGAGAAGCACAGCGAACATCCCTTGCAAGGGCACTTATTGTAGAGCCAAAAATAATACTTATGGATGAACCTTTTAGTGCACTTGATATTACAACTCAAGGAAAATTAACTTCTATGATTAAACACATAGTGAAGGACTATAAAACAACAGTTATTCACATAACACATAATTTTAATGAAGTCTGGAATTTAGCAGATCGAGTTGGTGTAATGAAAGATGGAAAAGTTCAACAATTGGCCTCTGTCCATGAAGTATTTTCCAAGCCAGAAAACAATTTTGTTGCTGATTTTGTAGGAGTTCGAAATATATTTGAAGGAAAAGTTGTTGAGGCAGATTCGGAAAAAATAATCGTGAAATTAGATAGTGGTTCATTAATTACTAGTTCAGACACAGAATGTACTGGAAAAATAAAAGAAAAAGGAATAGAGAAAATTTTAATCGCTGTTCGCCCAGAAAACATTATATTTTCTAATGAAAAATTTGAATCATCAGCCAAAAACCAACTAAAAGGAAAGATTGTAGATATTAGAGAAACAGGGCCGACTGTTTTAGTTAGTGTTGATGTGGGAGGAGATATATTCAGAGGACTTTTAACAAAGAGTTCTGCTGATGTTTTAAAAGTTAAGCTAGATAAAGAGATTTATATGAGTTTTAAATCCTTAAATGTTACAATACTAGACAAATATAGCTATAATAAAATAGAAATATAA
- a CDS encoding DUF2097 domain-containing protein, whose translation MNTTEFEMDCDKAIEYIKENVQIYDVLELSYNRVFTPGEVLNIDTSEYNGKSGLKVVIHVSEDTFTSTVEVDLEEVKEELIEVIHIPQNKDEKIVIIIDKCDI comes from the coding sequence ATGAATACAACAGAATTTGAAATGGACTGTGATAAAGCTATTGAGTATATTAAAGAAAATGTTCAGATTTATGACGTATTAGAACTTTCTTATAACAGGGTTTTCACTCCAGGGGAAGTTTTAAATATTGATACTTCTGAGTATAATGGTAAAAGTGGTTTAAAAGTTGTTATTCATGTTTCTGAAGATACATTTACCTCTACTGTTGAAGTAGATCTCGAAGAAGTTAAAGAAGAGTTGATTGAAGTTATTCATATACCACAAAATAAAGATGAAAAAATAGTAATTATAATTGATAAATGTGATATATAG
- a CDS encoding DUF2097 domain-containing protein, giving the protein MKEEIVLKPDEALEYVKLNVKEEDVLELSYNRVYAPGDVLNIQIEEEFGEENVIVSLHLNGELVSDVVRVNLNDIKDDLLEIGHISGEKETIIVIED; this is encoded by the coding sequence ATGAAAGAAGAAATTGTTTTAAAGCCTGATGAAGCTTTAGAATATGTTAAGTTGAATGTAAAAGAAGAAGATGTGTTAGAATTATCTTATAATAGAGTATATGCTCCTGGAGATGTTTTAAATATACAAATTGAAGAAGAATTTGGAGAAGAAAATGTCATTGTTTCTTTACATTTAAATGGAGAACTTGTTAGTGATGTGGTTAGAGTCAATCTGAATGACATTAAAGATGATTTATTGGAAATAGGTCATATTAGTGGTGAAAAAGAGACTATTATTGTTATTGAAGATTAA
- a CDS encoding ABC transporter permease produces the protein MRSKFELTFIGLTVFITIIFFVVIGSMFLIPTFQGFVDALFSEEMIFAISLTLTTSIVSAILVMVCCIPMAYTLSRYEFPLKGFFNIIIDLPMAFPEIVIGIALLMFLGSNGIGPYLENAGIELVFNSTGIIIAQFFVALPYAVRTLYSTFNYIDPRYEFVSRSLGYSEIATFINVTLPMSKNGLFASSIITLARCIGTFASVLFVGGGILMKTETLAVSMYLNLSTGDIDMAITAGILLVIISFITIAVMERYAKESNL, from the coding sequence ATGCGATCGAAATTTGAATTGACATTTATAGGGTTAACTGTATTTATAACAATAATATTCTTTGTAGTTATTGGGAGTATGTTCCTAATACCAACATTTCAAGGGTTCGTAGATGCATTATTCTCAGAAGAAATGATTTTTGCAATTTCTCTAACTTTAACTACCTCTATAGTGTCGGCCATATTAGTTATGGTTTGTTGTATCCCTATGGCATATACATTAAGTAGATATGAATTTCCTTTAAAAGGATTTTTTAATATTATTATTGATTTACCTATGGCATTTCCAGAGATTGTTATAGGAATAGCTCTTTTAATGTTTTTAGGATCAAATGGTATCGGTCCATATCTTGAAAACGCTGGAATTGAACTTGTATTTAATAGTACGGGTATAATTATTGCCCAGTTTTTTGTTGCACTTCCTTATGCAGTAAGAACATTATACTCAACTTTTAATTATATAGACCCGAGATATGAATTTGTTTCAAGGAGTCTTGGATATAGTGAAATTGCTACTTTTATTAATGTTACTTTACCTATGTCTAAAAATGGACTTTTTGCAAGTAGTATTATAACACTTGCTAGATGTATCGGAACTTTCGCTTCTGTATTGTTTGTGGGAGGAGGTATATTAATGAAAACAGAGACACTTGCTGTTTCAATGTACCTTAATCTATCAACAGGAGATATAGATATGGCAATTACAGCAGGAATATTATTAGTTATTATATCATTCATAACAATAGCAGTGATGGAAAGATATGCAAAAGAAAGTAATTTATAA
- a CDS encoding formylmethanofuran dehydrogenase subunit C: MFNLKTITFNQKKTSPIALEFDELIPDEIYGWDKSDFDKYMVPIGNSRFPLSDYFDVEVEGEADSPAQVKMVLNGDLGRVKYIGAKMTDGQVIANSSVDLHCGAEMTGGSILVNGDAESYAGREMTGGNLEIIGNVKEFCGASYIGDWRGMTGGIITIHGNAGKQLGECLTGGEIHVKGNCDILAGIHMNKGLIQIDGDVTRWPGGQMQNGDIVINGTLSRFLEGFEQEEIVKNPTIAGKSFSGNYIKFTGDIARNGKGSLYLAAEKNRHLL; the protein is encoded by the coding sequence GTGTTTAATTTGAAAACTATAACTTTTAATCAAAAAAAGACTTCTCCAATAGCACTTGAATTTGATGAATTAATCCCTGATGAAATTTATGGTTGGGATAAATCTGATTTTGATAAATATATGGTGCCTATTGGGAATTCTAGGTTTCCACTTTCTGATTACTTTGATGTAGAAGTGGAAGGAGAAGCTGATTCTCCTGCTCAAGTTAAAATGGTTCTTAATGGAGATTTGGGTAGAGTTAAGTATATTGGTGCTAAGATGACTGATGGTCAAGTTATTGCCAATAGTAGTGTAGATCTTCACTGTGGTGCTGAAATGACTGGAGGTAGCATACTTGTTAATGGTGATGCTGAAAGTTATGCTGGCAGAGAAATGACTGGTGGAAATCTAGAAATCATTGGTAATGTAAAAGAATTTTGTGGTGCTTCTTATATAGGTGATTGGAGAGGTATGACTGGAGGAATCATTACTATTCATGGTAACGCTGGAAAGCAATTAGGTGAATGTTTAACTGGTGGGGAAATACATGTTAAAGGTAACTGTGATATTCTTGCTGGTATTCACATGAACAAAGGTCTTATTCAAATTGATGGTGATGTCACTAGATGGCCTGGTGGTCAAATGCAAAATGGTGACATTGTTATCAATGGAACTCTTTCAAGATTCCTTGAAGGTTTTGAACAAGAAGAAATTGTTAAAAATCCAACCATCGCTGGAAAATCTTTTTCAGGAAATTATATAAAATTTACTGGAGATATTGCTAGAAATGGTAAAGGAAGTCTCTACTTAGCTGCAGAGAAAAATAGACATTTGCTCTAA
- a CDS encoding succinylglutamate desuccinylase/aspartoacylase domain-containing protein produces MNNNKKILISIIIILLILISLTTIYFVFLDKNLVNIDYINSENGDDVNKNNVLRSNIIMHNHSNLSLAMIDSAKNGTPVIQFGNGGEPVTFIVAGVHGNQLPPQIAAIRLIDYLDNKKIHGTVYIVPFAAPNLTANNEKLLNGQNLNTVADEVGTPSNDIVTYAVSRNSTFVGDFHSTAPGAVPGHDVIMCSKYPTYESYLFAIQMTKFLNEGIEVHEVAGVDYEGAIEDVLNMGGTPSITGLSTSPHGEISSGSVETSFNQMLALLKSNGNI; encoded by the coding sequence ATGAATAACAATAAAAAGATTTTAATTTCTATAATAATTATTCTACTTATATTAATTTCTTTAACTACTATTTATTTTGTTTTTTTGGATAAAAATTTAGTAAACATTGATTATATTAACTCTGAAAATGGAGATGATGTTAATAAAAATAATGTTTTAAGATCTAATATTATTATGCATAATCATTCTAATTTAAGTTTAGCTATGATTGATTCAGCTAAAAATGGAACTCCGGTCATTCAATTTGGGAATGGTGGGGAACCAGTAACATTTATTGTTGCAGGAGTTCATGGAAACCAACTTCCTCCTCAAATAGCTGCAATAAGGCTTATTGATTATTTGGATAATAAAAAAATTCATGGAACTGTTTATATTGTTCCATTTGCAGCTCCTAATCTAACTGCCAATAATGAAAAACTTTTGAATGGTCAAAATCTCAATACTGTTGCTGATGAAGTAGGAACTCCTTCTAATGATATTGTTACATATGCTGTTAGTAGAAATTCAACTTTTGTTGGTGATTTTCATTCAACAGCTCCTGGTGCTGTGCCTGGACATGATGTAATAATGTGTTCTAAATATCCAACTTATGAGAGCTATTTATTTGCAATTCAAATGACTAAATTTTTAAATGAGGGTATTGAAGTTCATGAAGTTGCAGGAGTTGATTATGAAGGGGCTATTGAAGATGTTTTAAATATGGGAGGTACTCCTTCAATTACAGGCTTATCTACATCTCCTCATGGTGAAATTTCTTCTGGAAGTGTTGAAACTTCTTTTAATCAAATGTTAGCTTTGTTAAAGTCTAATGGGAATATTTAA
- a CDS encoding adenosylhomocysteinase produces the protein MSKVRNMNLADEGIKKIKWVQKHMPVLEHIKKEFERTKPFEGITIGSCLHLEPKTINLGLTLQAGGAEVAMTGCNPLSTHDDATAGGAALGLNMYGWREETEEEYYETINDVLDHKPDIIIDDGADMILVLHQERKKLLSNVKGACEETTTGVHRLEAMHADNALKIPLIAVNDAYTKYLFDNRYGTGQSTFDAIMGTTNMLIAGKTVVVCGYGWCGRGVAIRANGLGANVIVTEVDAIRALEARMDGYRVMPTKEAVKHADLLITVTGNINVVSGDDFKNMKDGCMLANSGHFNVEINRKDLENQSVSIEEVRESVEEFTMKDGRKIYLLADGRLVNLAAERGQGHPAEIMDLSFAAQALSAKYIIENDLDVGVIKSPDELDYKIAGLKLKSMGIEIDNLSDRQNEYLNNWQEGT, from the coding sequence ATGAGTAAAGTAAGAAATATGAATTTAGCTGATGAAGGTATTAAGAAAATTAAATGGGTCCAAAAACACATGCCAGTTCTTGAACACATTAAAAAAGAATTTGAACGGACAAAACCTTTTGAAGGTATTACTATAGGTTCTTGCCTTCATCTTGAGCCTAAAACAATTAATCTTGGTTTAACTCTTCAAGCTGGTGGAGCTGAAGTTGCAATGACTGGATGTAATCCATTATCTACTCATGATGATGCAACTGCTGGGGGTGCAGCTCTTGGACTTAATATGTATGGTTGGAGAGAAGAAACCGAAGAAGAGTATTATGAAACTATAAATGATGTTCTTGATCATAAGCCTGATATAATCATTGATGATGGAGCTGATATGATATTAGTTCTCCACCAAGAAAGAAAAAAATTACTTTCTAATGTTAAAGGGGCTTGTGAAGAAACTACTACTGGAGTTCATAGATTAGAAGCTATGCATGCCGATAATGCTTTAAAAATCCCTCTTATAGCTGTAAATGATGCTTATACTAAATATTTATTTGATAATAGATATGGTACTGGTCAATCAACTTTTGATGCTATAATGGGAACTACTAATATGTTAATTGCTGGTAAAACTGTTGTTGTTTGTGGATATGGTTGGTGTGGTCGTGGTGTAGCTATTAGGGCAAATGGTTTGGGAGCTAATGTAATCGTGACTGAAGTTGATGCTATAAGAGCACTTGAAGCAAGAATGGATGGATATAGGGTCATGCCAACAAAAGAAGCAGTGAAACATGCTGATTTATTAATAACAGTAACTGGGAACATTAATGTTGTTAGTGGGGATGACTTTAAAAATATGAAAGATGGCTGCATGTTGGCAAACTCTGGACATTTTAATGTTGAAATCAACAGAAAAGATCTTGAAAATCAGTCTGTATCTATTGAAGAAGTTAGAGAGAGTGTTGAAGAATTCACTATGAAAGATGGAAGGAAAATTTATCTGTTAGCTGATGGACGGCTTGTTAATTTAGCTGCAGAAAGAGGACAAGGACATCCTGCAGAAATAATGGATTTAAGTTTTGCTGCTCAAGCACTTTCAGCTAAATATATAATCGAAAATGATCTTGATGTTGGAGTTATAAAATCTCCAGATGAGCTTGATTATAAGATAGCTGGTTTAAAACTCAAATCTATGGGTATTGAAATTGATAACTTGTCTGATCGTCAAAATGAATATTTAAATAATTGGCAAGAAGGAACTTAA
- the modA gene encoding molybdate ABC transporter substrate-binding protein: MNKNSKIIILIIVIIAAIAIAGLYLSGTLTSGGSNEEGSIDVLVGAGFSKVGADLISEFNKKYPNIKVNAKYGGSGELFATLETQKSGDVFLPADYKYMEDAMNNGYMENNTVKNITKNVPVIVVQKGNPKNITSLEDLAKPGVKVGVGEPDGPAIGKTTQKILEKNNLTDSVQSNVVVTTTTVNQLLTYIVTGQVDATIIWEDMTVWKEGDGKIEVIEIPADENIESTVPIGITSFVKDKPAADKFEEFVTSEEGKQIWKKWGFEI, from the coding sequence ATGAATAAGAATAGTAAAATAATAATTTTAATTATTGTTATAATAGCAGCAATTGCTATTGCTGGATTATATTTGAGTGGGACACTTACAAGTGGTGGTTCAAATGAAGAAGGAAGTATTGATGTACTAGTTGGTGCAGGTTTTAGTAAAGTTGGTGCAGATCTTATTAGTGAATTTAATAAAAAATATCCTAATATAAAAGTAAATGCTAAATATGGAGGTAGCGGAGAGTTATTTGCTACTCTTGAAACACAAAAAAGTGGTGATGTTTTTTTACCTGCTGATTACAAATATATGGAAGATGCTATGAACAATGGCTATATGGAGAATAATACTGTTAAAAATATAACCAAAAATGTTCCTGTGATTGTAGTTCAAAAAGGAAATCCTAAAAACATTACATCACTTGAAGATTTAGCAAAACCTGGTGTTAAAGTAGGTGTTGGTGAGCCAGATGGTCCAGCTATTGGTAAAACCACTCAAAAAATACTTGAAAAAAATAATTTAACTGATTCAGTCCAATCAAATGTAGTAGTTACAACAACCACTGTTAATCAGCTACTCACATACATAGTAACTGGACAAGTCGATGCAACTATAATTTGGGAAGATATGACTGTTTGGAAAGAAGGTGACGGGAAAATAGAAGTTATAGAAATACCTGCTGATGAAAATATAGAGAGTACTGTTCCTATTGGAATAACTTCATTTGTAAAAGATAAACCAGCAGCAGACAAATTTGAAGAATTTGTTACCTCAGAAGAGGGTAAACAAATATGGAAAAAATGGGGATTTGAAATATAG